A single genomic interval of Lathyrus oleraceus cultivar Zhongwan6 chromosome 7, CAAS_Psat_ZW6_1.0, whole genome shotgun sequence harbors:
- the LOC127103684 gene encoding uncharacterized protein LOC127103684, whose translation MVTLFHDMIRKEIKVYADDMIAKSQNEEDHLNHLKKLFERFRKFRLRLNPAKCTFGVRSGKLLGFIVSQRGIEVDRDKVRAIQEMHAPRAEREVRGFLGRLNYISSRYSLLEKTCYALAWAAGHLRQYMICHTTLLISKMDPIKYIFDKPALIGRLSRWQMLLSEYHIQYVTQKAIKGSVLAEYLAHQPVEDYQPLKFDFLDEDIMVIKDCEIPGPDEGPEPGSRWKLAFDGSSNYSGHGVGAVLMNPNGGFTPFITRLCFDFTNNVAEHEACILGIEATIDLRIKILEVYGDLALVIYQVKGEWVTCDANLIPYRAHVVKLIEYFDDITFYHIPRVENQVADALATLTSMYQVKFRNEAPVYRIERRDEHAYCQSIKEETDGKPWFHDIKRYLQSQEYSEDATLLDKKMLRRLSSKFFFSNDVMYEPVVEIFLKYLSY comes from the exons atggtcactcttttccatgatatgatacGCAAGGAGATAAAAGTCTACGCCGATgacatgatcgctaaatctcagaatgaagaagatcatTTGAACCATCTGAAGAAGCTGTTTGAACGCTTCAGAAAGTTCAGACTACGATTAAACCCTgcaaaatgcacatttggggtcCGTTCgggaaagttgcttggtttcatcgtTAGTCAAAGAGGTATCGAGGTAGACCGTGACAaggtccgagctatacaagaaatgcatgcTCCACGCGCCGAGCGAGAAGTTAGAGGTTTCCttggacgtttgaattacatatcaag TCGATATTCGCTTTTGGAGAAGACTTGTTACGCGCTAGCATGGGCCGCTGGTCATTTGAGGCAGTATATGATTTGCCATACTACTTTGCTGATCTcgaaaatggatccaataaagtatatctttgacAAACCCGCCTTAATTGGAAGActttcccgttggcagatgctcttgtcAGAATACCACATCCAGTATGTaacccagaaagcaatcaagggaaGTGTTTTAGCAGAGTATCTCGCTCACCAACCAGTTGAAGACTATCAGccattgaagtttgatttcctcgatgaggatataatggtgataaagGATTGTGAGATCCCAGGCCCAGATGAAGGACCAGAACCAGGATCTCGATGGAAGCTCGCGTTCGATGGCTCCTCCAATTACAGTGGTCATGGTGTGGGAGCTGTTTTAATGAATCCAAATGGTGGCTTTACCCCTTTCATAACAAGGTTGTGCTTTGATTTTACGAATAATGTCGCAGAGCatgaagcttgtatccttggTATTGAAGCTACAATTGACCTCcgaatcaagatccttgaggtgtatggagaCTTAGCCTTAGTGATCTATCAGGTCAAAGGTGAATGGGTGACATGTGATGCAAATTTGATCCCGTATCGTGCTCATGTTGTAAAACTGATTGAATACTTTGACGATATCACTTTCTATCACATCCCAAGAGTAGAAAATCAAGTGGCTGACGCTTTGGCAACATTAACATCAATGTACCAAGTCAAATTCCGCAATGAAGCTCCAGTTTATCGAATAGAGCGAAGGGATGAGCATGCCTACTGTCAATCGATTAAAGAAGAAACTGATGGTAAACCATGGTTTCATGATATCAAGCGATATCTTCAAAGTCAAGAGTATTCAGAAGATGCTACGTTGTTGGATAAGAAAATGCTGAGGAGGTTGTCATCCAAATTCTTTTTCAGtaatgat gtcatgtatgaacctgttgtgGAAATTTTCTTAAAATATTTGAGTTATTAG